Proteins from a single region of Hordeum vulgare subsp. vulgare chromosome 6H, MorexV3_pseudomolecules_assembly, whole genome shotgun sequence:
- the LOC123401673 gene encoding protein SOB FIVE-LIKE 4-like, with the protein MESSHITGDDGEGCNSSESGWTMYLASPMQSDDGGSRKGSGSDGSNVDDGYGYTYLVRGRKGGKEYQDDGDDNDSLASDASTGSAKVKVQPSSPDAGQRQNGDNDGGGGEKPKEEDEEEEDRHTRFSTSSRKKAGNKAEKGGEGKSSKKKGSSSKTSFFW; encoded by the coding sequence ATGGAATCCTCCCACATCACTGGGGATGACGGCGAGGGCTGCAACAGCAGTGAGTCTGGGTGGACAATGTACCTGGCCTCCCCCATGCAAAGCGACGATGGTGGTAGCCGCAAGGGAAGCGGCAGCGATGGAAGCAATGTCGACGATGGCTACGGCTACACTTACCTCGTCCGTGGCAGGAAAGGGGGCAAGGAATACCAGGACGATGGCGATGACAATGACTCCCTTGCCTCCGATGCTTCGACTGGGTCAGCCAAGGTCAAGGTGCAGCCCTCGTCGCCTGACGCGGGCCAACGACAGAATGGTGacaacgacggcggcggcggcgagaagccaaaggaggaggacgaggaagaagaagacaggCATACCAGGTTCTCGACGAGCTCCCGCAAGAAAGCCGGCAACAAGGCGGAGAAAGGGGGCGAGGGGAAGTCGTCCAAGAAGAAGGGGAGCTCCTCAAAGACAAGCTTCTTTTGGTAA